A genomic segment from Corylus avellana chromosome ca5, CavTom2PMs-1.0 encodes:
- the LOC132182366 gene encoding probable terpene synthase 12, translating to MAFQNNTKIKTPLLLDHKCGQSRCSAKTQASPLQVERQSANYKPSFWSYDFVQSLNNHYADEKYKDRAKKLEEDVRSMIHNENADSLATLELIDDVQRLGLGYRFETEITRALDNYASSKGCNDERIDKCLHATALSFRLLRQQGYQVSQDVFNSFKDDSGNFKECLTKDVKGMLSLYEASYLGFEGENLLDEATTFTRMHLKDLKGDVSKSMAEQVSHALEVPLHHRMLRLEARWYIEAYNKREDANSLLLELAKLDFNIVQSVFQRELQDMSRWWKDMGLANKLSFTRDRLMECYFWTIGMAFEPQLSNFRKGLTKVAALVTTIDDVYDVYGTLDELELFTDAVERWDINAVKNLPHYMKLCFLALYNTINEMVYETLKEKGHNTLPYLTKAWADLCKTFLQEAKWSYNKEMPTFKDYLDNAWLSVSGAIALVHSYFFLNEEFTKQGLEGLEKYHDLLRWPSIIFRLCNDLSTSAGELKRGETANSIHCYMRDTGVSEEIASKHMRNMIDRIWKKMNEERVVDSPFGENLVVTAINLARIAQCTYQYGDGHGAPDKKAKNRVLSLIIEPV from the exons ATGGCTTTCCAAAATAACACAAAGATAAAGACACCTCTTCTTCTCGACCACAAATGTGGGCAGTCCCGATGCTCAGCAAAAACACAAGCTTCCCCTTTACAAGTTGAAAGACAGTCCGCCAATTACAAGCCAAGCTTCTGGAGTTACGATTTTGTGCAGTCCTTAAACAATCATTATGCG GATGAAAAGTACAAAGATAGGGCAAAGAAGCTGGAGGAGGATGTGAGGAGTATGATTCATAATGAAAACGCAGACTCATTGGCAACTCTTGAACTGATTGACGATGTTCAACGATTAGGTTTGGGATACCGATTTGAGACAGAAATAACAAGAGCCCTTGACAACTATGCATCTTCGAAAGGCTGTAATGATGAAAGAATTGACAAGTGTCTCCATGCTACTGCTCTAAGCTTTAGGCTCCTCAGACAACAAGGCTATCAGGTCTCTCAAG ATGTATTTAACAGTTTCAAGGACGATAGTGGGAATTTCAAGGAATGCCTTACAAAGGATGTCAAAGGAATGTTGAGTCTATATGAAGCTTCTTATCTTGGCTTTGAAGGAGAAAACCTCTTGGACGAGGCCACGACATTCACAAGAATGCATCTCAAGGACCTCAAAGGAGATGTGAGCAAAAGCATGGCAGAACAAGTTAGTCATGCATTGGAGGTTCCATTGCACCATAGAATGCTAAGGCTAGAAGCTCGGTGGTATATTGAGGCATACAATAAGAGGGAAGATGCAAATTCTCTTCTACTTGAACTTGCAAAGTTGGATTTTAACATAGTGCAGTCTGTGTTTCAAAGAGAACTTCAAGATATGTCAAG GTGGTGGAAAGATATGGGTCTGGCAAACAAGTTGAGCTTCACCAGAGATAGATTGATGGAATGCTATTTTTGGACAATAGGAATGGCCTTTGAACCTCAATTAAGTAATTTTCGTAAAGGGTTAACGAAAGTGGCTGCTCTTGTTACCACCATTGATGATGTCTATGATGTTTATGGTACCTTGGATGAATTAGAGCTATTTACTGATGCGGTTGAAAG ATGGGATATCAATGCCGTGAAAAATCTTCCCCACTATATGAAGTTATGCTTCTTAGCTCTCTACAACACTATTAATGAGATGGTATATGAAACACTTAAGGAGAAAGGACATAACACCCTTCCATACCTAACAAAAGCA tggGCTGACCTGTGCAAAACATTCCTACAAGAAGCAAAGTGGAGTTACAACAAAGAAATGCCAACCTTCAAGGACTATCTTGATAATGCTTGGCTATCGGTTTCGGGGGCGATTGCCCTTgttcattcttattttttcttgaatgaaGAGTTCACAAAGCAGGGACTTGAGGGCTTAGAAAAATACCACGACCTTTTGCGTTGGCCTTCAATTATTTTTCGACTTTGCAATGATCTCAGTACTTCAGCG GGAGAATTAAAGAGAGGCGAAACTGCAAATTCAATTCATTGCTACATGCGTGACACTGGTGTTTCCGAGGAAATTGCTAGTAAACACATGAGAAACATGATTGATAGGATTTGGAAAAAGATGAATGAAGAGCGAGTAGTTGATTCTccatttggagaaaatttagtGGTAACAGCAATCAACCTTGCTCGGATTGCTCAATGCACATACCAATATGGAGATGGGCATGGAGCACCagacaaaaaagcaaaaaatcgaGTCCTGTCATTAATAATAGAGCCTGTTTGA